In Caloenas nicobarica isolate bCalNic1 chromosome 5, bCalNic1.hap1, whole genome shotgun sequence, a single genomic region encodes these proteins:
- the LOC135989774 gene encoding inositol 1,4,5-trisphosphate receptor-interacting protein-like 1 has product MEGPAARGSTLARARSRRRRRGWGSPCCLPAASAPLLPAPAPCGPQPRAPAPPAPFLPPSPTEPLLSLLLQAMAIMEIFFGVWQILTLNVQSVGYEPDEETRERMEQRAEMLSREMTRLWQEVEEMSQEKTKQEQSGFAWASLLLSALQHWQCWAVAGVLVLLFGLCWWLRKRSREAETQEESSDRDVEEEEDEEGNDDANDPGRYLEDAIERRVQNRDRPCKAVKKLVGKFIVLFNKVFFDTWYPVLEKAIEVGSAFEGWSPHEEDIPYCLLVPLKPPRGHIFHLEPCSMWPGRNFRVRVELVCTCETEQPARETRCFLHDPKEEQRRNEGPSILRDLCTGSYLDVQKTAEWFQKMVRGFWKDLPESAAYRLMPLPSERSCKFRVLRGWEKRFLIELVFGVREGDSDIFLSGQYIEAAYTSRTLWPETYAVAEMKFFRHIASQAQPDSFHLRCLQLCDRNLAGRDFSAYALKTAVMHLLTTKPLSHWREGILLERLEDIMGYLQSCLKKRCLNHFFIANENVPEEIILPLDLRTAEPLNIFQHLAQNPNAHEKARLEFEEMRRRIRGLLLHGR; this is encoded by the coding sequence ATGGAGGGCCCGGCCGCTCGCGGGAGCACCTTGGCCAGGgcacggagccgccgccgccgccggggctggggcagcccttgctgcctcccagctgcctcggccccgctcctacctgcccctgctccctgcggcccccagccccgcgcccctgccccgccagcccccttcctcccacccagccccactgagccccttctctcccttctcctgcaggccATGGCTATCATGGAGATTTTCTTCGGGGTTTGGCAAATTCTTACCCTGAACGTGCAGTCGGTCGGCTATGAGCCGGATGAGGAGACGCGCGAGCGCATGGAGCAGCGTGCGGAGATGCTGAGCCGGGAGATGActcggctgtggcaggaggtagaggagatgagccaggagaagacaaagcaggagcagagcggctttgcctgggcatccctgctcctctctgccttgcagcactggcagtgctgggccgttgctggagtcctggtcctgcttttcgggctctgctggtggctcaggaaaCGGAGCCGTGAGGCAGAGACACAAGAGGAGAGCTCCGACAGGGacgtggaggaggaggaagacgaagaagggAATGATGATGCAAATGACCCAGGAAGGTATTTGGAGGATGCCATAGAGAGGCGAGTTCAGAACCGGGACAGACCTTGCAAGGCTGTGAAGAAACTGGTGGGAAAATTCATCGTTCTCTTCAACAAGGTCTTCTTCGATACTTGGTacccagtgctggaaaaagccATTGAGGTGGGCAGCGCCTTCGAAGGTTGGAGTCCCCATGAAGAAGACATCCCCTACTGCCTGCTTGTGCCCCTGAAGCCCCCCCGTGGACACATCTTCCACCTGGAGCCATGCTCCATGTGGCCCGGGAGGAACTTCCGCGTCCGTGTGGAGTTGGTGTGTACCTGTGAGACGGAGCAGCCGGCGCGAGAGACACGTTGCTTCCTCCACGACcccaaggaggagcagaggaggaatgagGGCCCCAGCATCCTACGGGACCTCTGCACTGGCTCCTACCTGgatgtgcagaaaactgctgagtGGTTCCAGAAGATGGTGAGAGGTTTCTGGAAGGATCTGCCTGAGTCAGCCGCGTACCGCCTAATGCCACTGCCCTCCGAGCGCTCCTGCAAATTCCGGGTCCTGCGAGGCTGGGAGAAAAGGTTCTTAATCGAGTTGGTGTTCGGGGTGCGGGAAGGCGACTCTGACATCTTCCTGAGTGGCCAGTACATAGAGGCTGCCTACACCTCAAGGACCTTGTGGCCAGAGACCTACGCTGTGGCAGAGATGAAGTTCTTCCGGCATATCgccagccaggcacagcccgACAGCTTCCACCTCagatgcctgcagctctgcgacCGCAACCTGGCGGGCAGAGACTTTTCCGCCTATGCCTTGAAGACAGCTGTGATGCACCTGCTGACCACCAAGCCCCTGTCACACTGGCGCGAGGGTATTTTGTTGGAGCGGCTGGAGGACATCATGGggtacctgcagagctgcctgaagAAGAGATGCCTGAACCACTTCTTCATCGCCAATGAGAACGTGCCTGAGGAGATCATCTTGCCCCTGGATCTGCGAACGGCTGAACCGCTCaacatcttccagcacctggcGCAGAATCCTAACGCCCATGAGAAGGCACGGCTTGAGTTTGAGGAGATGCGGCGTCGGATTCGTGGACTCTTGCTCCACGGACGCTGA
- the LOC135989893 gene encoding inositol 1,4,5-trisphosphate receptor-interacting protein-like 1 translates to MEGPAARGSTLARARSRRRRRGWGSPCCLPAASAPLLPAPAPCGPQPRAPAPPAPFLPPSPTEPLLSLLLQAMAIMEIFFGVWQILTLNVQSVGYEPDEETRERMEQRAEMLSREMTRLWQEVEEMSQEQTKQEQSGFAWASLLLSALQHWQCWAVAGVLVLLFGLCWWLRKRSREAETQEESSDRDVEEEEDEEGNDDANDPGRYLEDAIERRVQNRDRPCKAVKKLVGKFIVLFNKVFFDTWYPVLEKAIEVGSAFEGWSPHEEDIPYCLLVPLKPPRGHIFHLEPCSMWPGRNFRVRVELVCTCETEQPARETRCFLHDPKEEQRRNEGPSILRDLCTGSYLDVQKTAEWFQKMVRGFWKDLPESAAYRLMPLPSERSCKFRVLRGWEKRFLIELVFGVREGDSDIFLSGQYIEAAYTSRTLWPETYAVAEMKFFRHIASQAQPDSFHLRCLQLCDRNLAGRDFSAYALKTAVMHLLTTKPLSHWREGILLERLEDIMGYLQSCLKKRCLNHFFIANENVPEEIILPLDLRTAEPLNIFQHLAQNPNAHEKARLEFEEMRRRIRGLLLHGR, encoded by the coding sequence ATGGAGGGCCCGGCCGCTCGCGGGAGCACCTTGGCCAGGgcacggagccgccgccgccgccggggctggggcagcccttgctgcctcccagctgcctcggccccgctcctacctgcccctgctccctgcggcccccagccccgcgcccctgccccgccagcccccttcctcccacccagccccactgagccccttctctcccttctcctgcaggccATGGCTATCATGGAGATTTTCTTCGGGGTTTGGCAAATTCTTACCCTGAACGTGCAGTCGGTCGGCTATGAGCCGGATGAGGAGACGCGCGAGCGCATGGAGCAGCGTGCGGAGATGCTGAGCCGGGAGATGActcggctgtggcaggaggtagaggagatgagccaggagcagacaaagcaggagcagagcggctttgcctgggcatccctgctcctctctgccttgcagcactggcagtgctgggccgttgctggagtcctggtgctgcttttcgggctctgctggtggctcaggaaaCGGAGCCGTGAGGCAGAGACACAAGAGGAGAGCTCCGACAGGGacgtggaggaggaggaagacgaagaagggAATGATGATGCAAATGACCCAGGAAGGTATTTGGAGGATGCCATAGAGAGGCGAGTTCAGAACCGGGACAGACCTTGCAAGGCTGTGAAGAAACTGGTGGGAAAATTCATCGTTCTCTTCAACAAGGTCTTCTTCGATACTTGGTacccagtgctggaaaaagccATTGAGGTGGGCAGCGCCTTCGAAGGTTGGAGTCCCCATGAAGAAGACATCCCCTACTGCCTGCTTGTGCCCCTGAAGCCCCCCCGTGGACACATCTTCCACCTGGAGCCATGCTCCATGTGGCCCGGGAGGAACTTCCGCGTCCGTGTGGAGTTGGTGTGTACCTGTGAGACGGAGCAGCCGGCGCGAGAGACACGTTGCTTCCTCCACGACcccaaggaggagcagaggaggaatgagGGCCCCAGCATCCTACGGGACCTCTGCACTGGCTCCTACCTGgatgtgcagaaaactgctgagtGGTTCCAGAAGATGGTGAGAGGTTTCTGGAAGGATCTGCCTGAGTCAGCCGCGTACCGCCTAATGCCACTGCCCTCCGAGCGCTCCTGCAAATTCCGGGTCCTGCGAGGCTGGGAGAAAAGGTTCTTAATCGAGTTGGTGTTCGGGGTGCGGGAAGGCGACTCTGACATCTTCCTGAGTGGCCAGTACATAGAGGCTGCCTACACCTCAAGGACCTTGTGGCCAGAGACCTACGCTGTGGCAGAGATGAAGTTCTTCCGGCATATCgccagccaggcacagcccgACAGCTTCCACCTCagatgcctgcagctctgcgacCGCAACCTGGCGGGCAGAGACTTTTCCGCCTATGCCTTGAAGACAGCTGTGATGCACCTGCTGACCACCAAGCCCCTGTCACACTGGCGCGAGGGTATTTTGTTGGAGCGGCTGGAGGACATCATGGggtacctgcagagctgcctgaagAAGAGATGCCTGAACCACTTCTTCATCGCCAATGAGAACGTGCCTGAGGAGATCATCTTGCCCCTGGATCTGCGAACGGCTGAACCGCTCaacatcttccagcacctggcGCAGAATCCTAACGCCCATGAGAAGGCACGGCTTGAGTTTGAGGAGATGCGGCGTCGGATTCGTGGACTCTTGCTCCACGGACGCTGA
- the LOC135989079 gene encoding inositol 1,4,5-trisphosphate receptor-interacting protein-like 1: MAIMEIFFGVWQILTLNVQSVGYEPDEETRERMEQRAEMLSREMTRLWQEVEEMSQAQTKQEQSGFAWASLLLSALQHWQCWAVAGVLVLLFGLCWWLRKRSREAETQEESSDRDVEEEEDEEGNDDANDPGRYLEDAIERRVQNRDRPCKAVKKLVGKFIVLFNKVFFDTWYPVLEKAIEVGSAFEGWSPHEEDIPYCLLVPLKPPRGHIFHLEPCSMWPGRNFRVRVELVCTCETEQPARETRCFLHDPKEEQRRNEGPSILRDLCTGSYLDVQKTAEWFQKMVRGFWKDLPESAAYRLMPLPSERSCKFRVLRGWEKRFLIELVFGVREGDSDIFLSGQYIEAAYTSRTLWPETYAVAEMKFFRHIASQAQPDSFHLRCLQLCDRNLAGRDFSAYALKTAVMHLLTTKPLSHWREGILLERLEDIMGYLQSCLKKRCLNHFFIANENVPEEIILPLDLRTAEPLNIFQHLAQNPNAHEKARLEFEEMRRRIRGLLLHGR, translated from the coding sequence ATGGCTATCATGGAGATTTTCTTCGGGGTTTGGCAAATTCTTACCCTGAACGTGCAGTCGGTCGGCTATGAGCCGGATGAGGAGACGCGCGAGCGCATGGAGCAGCGTGCGGAGATGCTGAGCCGGGAGATGActcggctgtggcaggaggtagAGGAGATGAGCCAGGCGCAGacaaagcaggagcagagcggctttgcctgggcatccctgctcctctctgccttgcagcactggcagtgctgggccgttgctggagtcctggtgctgcttttcgggctctgctggtggctcaggaaaCGGAGCCGTGAGGCAGAGACACAAGAGGAGAGCTCCGACAGGGacgtggaggaggaggaagacgaagaagggAATGATGATGCAAATGACCCAGGAAGGTATTTGGAGGATGCCATAGAGAGGCGAGTTCAGAACCGGGACAGACCTTGCAAGGCTGTGAAGAAACTGGTGGGAAAATTCATCGTTCTCTTCAACAAGGTCTTCTTCGATACTTGGTacccagtgctggaaaaagccATTGAGGTGGGCAGCGCCTTCGAAGGTTGGAGTCCCCATGAAGAAGACATCCCCTACTGCCTGCTTGTGCCCCTGAAGCCCCCCCGTGGACACATCTTCCACCTGGAGCCATGCTCCATGTGGCCCGGGAGGAACTTCCGCGTCCGTGTGGAGTTGGTGTGTACCTGTGAGACGGAGCAGCCGGCGCGAGAGACACGTTGCTTCCTCCACGACcccaaggaggagcagaggaggaatgagGGCCCCAGCATCCTACGGGACCTCTGCACTGGCTCCTACCTGgatgtgcagaaaactgctgagtGGTTCCAGAAGATGGTGAGAGGTTTCTGGAAGGATCTGCCTGAGTCAGCCGCGTACCGCCTAATGCCACTGCCCTCCGAGCGCTCCTGCAAATTCCGGGTCCTGCGAGGCTGGGAGAAAAGGTTCTTAATCGAGTTGGTGTTCGGGGTGCGGGAAGGCGACTCTGACATCTTCCTGAGTGGCCAGTACATAGAGGCTGCCTACACCTCAAGGACCTTGTGGCCAGAGACCTACGCTGTGGCAGAGATGAAGTTCTTCCGGCATATCgccagccaggcacagcccgACAGCTTCCACCTCagatgcctgcagctctgcgacCGCAACCTGGCGGGCAGAGACTTTTCCGCCTATGCCTTGAAGACAGCTGTGATGCACCTGCTGACCACCAAGCCCCTGTCACACTGGCGCGAGGGTATTTTGTTGGAGCGGCTGGAGGACATCATGGggtacctgcagagctgcctgaagAAGAGATGCCTGAACCACTTCTTCATCGCCAATGAGAACGTGCCTGAGGAGATCATCTTGCCCCTGGATCTGCGAACGGCTGAACCGCTCaacatcttccagcacctggcGCAGAATCCTAACGCCCATGAGAAGGCACGGCTTGAGTTTGAGGAGATGCGGCGTCGGATTCGTGGACTCTTGCTCCACGGACGCTGA